The Nitrosomonas sp. sh817 genome includes a window with the following:
- a CDS encoding ankyrin repeat domain-containing protein, producing the protein MLKLLNYKLLRWPVLMVLIAAGNAWSQNAETEFIQAVDKSNFSRVKTILESKSFDKEQLNQALHLAVKRGNAEIVGHFLQLGVDIDSRADEGYTPLLQAARDGREQIVQQLLTAGADAHAVSDDGSTAIILAAEKDRRKVIGLLLEAKVDVNARRNDGMTALLLAAQEGHKQTIQTLVDANANVNYQLENGATALMMAAQHGSLGATYALVAAKADLNLKANNGVTALSLASRYGHREISELLKKAGAR; encoded by the coding sequence ATGTTGAAGTTGTTAAATTACAAATTGTTGCGCTGGCCGGTATTAATGGTTTTGATTGCAGCGGGGAACGCCTGGTCGCAAAATGCGGAAACTGAGTTTATCCAAGCGGTTGATAAATCGAATTTTTCTCGAGTAAAAACGATATTAGAATCCAAGAGTTTTGATAAGGAACAACTCAATCAAGCGCTTCATCTCGCGGTTAAAAGAGGAAATGCTGAGATCGTCGGGCATTTCTTACAGCTGGGTGTTGATATCGACAGCCGGGCCGATGAAGGTTACACGCCGCTGCTGCAAGCGGCGCGAGATGGCCGTGAGCAAATAGTGCAACAGTTATTAACAGCTGGGGCCGACGCCCATGCCGTATCCGATGATGGCAGCACGGCAATAATACTGGCTGCGGAGAAAGACCGGAGAAAAGTGATCGGTTTGTTGCTGGAAGCAAAAGTTGATGTCAATGCCAGAAGAAACGACGGGATGACGGCGCTGCTGCTGGCTGCGCAAGAAGGTCACAAACAAACCATACAAACATTGGTTGATGCAAACGCGAATGTCAATTATCAACTGGAAAACGGTGCTACGGCGTTAATGATGGCTGCGCAACATGGTAGTCTTGGCGCAACTTACGCACTCGTGGCAGCGAAAGCGGATCTTAATCTGAAAGCTAACAACGGCGTAACGGCGCTGTCACTTGCCAGCCGCTATGGCCATCGGGAAATTTCGGAATTGCTGAAAAAAGCGGGCGCAAGATAA
- a CDS encoding FAD-dependent monooxygenase, with the protein MIADHYDVVIIGGGPVGMALSLALRQTNVSSILLEARGIPENDEDPRPLALSYGSQLILEKLGVWRNLSRITAIKTIHISNRGVFGETVLTSDDADVPALGFVVNYHDLFCAMHQHLIENDSDYIAGAAVTRLETTKNQGKVFFTYQDQERTIHAKLVVLADGGQLAKQIPDFTYTVHDYQQWAIVANIQAAQKQAGIAYERFTSDGPVAMLPNADNFALVWTVSPSAVKEIIAQDEQTFLTNLHQHFGDRLGKLVHAGKRSAFPLSLKYATTTTAQRAVLIGNAAQTLHPVAGQGFNLGLRDAYELAREIINAPSQSLDIGSSAMLSKYRQNRKIDSGASRIFTDSLIKIFSNNNKLLQQACGLGLSTLDCIPSLKHFVARRMIFGVRG; encoded by the coding sequence ATGATCGCTGATCATTACGATGTCGTTATTATTGGCGGTGGTCCGGTGGGCATGGCTTTGTCGTTGGCGCTTCGGCAAACAAATGTCTCCAGTATCCTACTCGAAGCGCGCGGTATCCCTGAGAACGATGAAGATCCGAGGCCTTTGGCATTATCATACGGAAGTCAATTGATACTGGAAAAACTCGGTGTATGGCGCAACCTGTCACGAATCACGGCGATTAAAACAATTCATATATCCAATCGCGGTGTTTTCGGCGAAACGGTATTAACATCTGACGACGCCGATGTTCCTGCGCTTGGCTTCGTCGTAAATTATCATGATCTCTTTTGCGCGATGCATCAGCACTTGATAGAAAATGATTCCGATTATATTGCAGGAGCAGCGGTTACCCGGCTTGAAACCACTAAAAACCAAGGCAAAGTTTTTTTTACCTATCAAGATCAGGAAAGGACCATTCACGCAAAACTTGTTGTTCTCGCAGATGGCGGTCAATTGGCAAAACAAATTCCTGATTTTACCTACACAGTCCATGATTATCAGCAGTGGGCCATTGTAGCGAATATTCAAGCTGCTCAAAAGCAAGCGGGGATCGCTTACGAACGCTTCACATCCGATGGGCCGGTTGCCATGCTCCCCAACGCTGATAATTTCGCTTTGGTATGGACGGTCTCACCGTCAGCGGTCAAAGAAATCATTGCCCAGGACGAGCAAACTTTTTTAACCAATTTACATCAGCATTTTGGCGACAGGCTCGGAAAACTAGTTCATGCAGGAAAACGCTCGGCGTTTCCGCTATCACTAAAATACGCGACCACAACAACTGCGCAAAGAGCCGTTTTGATCGGTAATGCGGCACAAACCCTTCATCCTGTGGCAGGACAAGGATTTAACTTGGGCTTGCGTGATGCTTATGAATTAGCCAGAGAAATCATTAACGCGCCGAGCCAGTCGCTGGATATCGGCTCATCCGCTATGTTAAGTAAATATCGTCAGAACAGAAAAATAGATAGCGGCGCCAGCCGCATCTTCACGGATTCTCTAATCAAGATTTTCTCAAATAATAACAAACTATTACAGCAAGCATGCGGCCTAGGACTCAGCACTCTGGACTGCATCCCTTCGCTTAAACATTTCGTGGCTCGTCGAATGATATTTGGGGTGCGTGGCTAA
- the dusB gene encoding tRNA dihydrouridine synthase DusB — protein MQIGPHLLKNKLIVAPMAGVTDRPFRQLCKKMGAGMAVSEMVSSNSLLWGSAKTQRRANHDGEVSPISVQIAGADPQMLATAARYNVDNGAQIIDINMGCPAKKICNVMAGSALLQDEKLVGRILDSVVNAVDVPVTLKIRTGWDKQHKNALSVARIAESSGVQALAIHGRTRACAYTGTAEYDTIAAVKAAISIPVIANGDITTPEKAEEILAYTKADAVMIGRAAQGRPWIFREIDHYLATGQKLPPPEVAEIHEVLIKHLYDLYEFYGEYSGVRIARKHISWYTKGLMGSAHFRQSMNQLQTSNQQISETNGFFSKLAETGHRLRYIKEEE, from the coding sequence ATGCAGATTGGTCCTCACTTATTGAAAAATAAACTGATTGTCGCTCCCATGGCGGGTGTGACCGATCGCCCTTTCAGGCAGCTATGCAAGAAAATGGGAGCAGGTATGGCCGTATCGGAGATGGTTTCCAGCAACTCGTTACTCTGGGGTTCGGCAAAAACACAACGGCGCGCCAATCACGATGGTGAAGTATCCCCTATTTCAGTTCAGATTGCGGGCGCTGACCCGCAGATGCTGGCAACCGCGGCTCGATATAATGTCGACAACGGTGCGCAAATTATTGATATCAATATGGGTTGCCCCGCAAAAAAAATATGTAATGTAATGGCGGGATCTGCACTATTACAAGATGAAAAATTGGTGGGACGCATTCTGGATTCCGTCGTGAACGCTGTTGACGTGCCGGTAACACTTAAAATACGCACCGGCTGGGATAAACAGCACAAAAATGCATTATCCGTTGCCCGCATTGCCGAAAGTTCCGGTGTGCAAGCACTGGCAATTCATGGCCGTACCCGTGCTTGCGCTTATACCGGCACTGCCGAGTACGACACTATCGCAGCGGTTAAAGCAGCCATTAGTATCCCGGTTATCGCAAACGGCGACATTACCACCCCCGAAAAGGCAGAAGAAATACTGGCGTATACAAAAGCTGATGCAGTGATGATTGGCCGCGCCGCACAAGGCAGGCCTTGGATATTTCGTGAGATTGACCACTATCTTGCAACCGGGCAAAAGTTACCGCCCCCTGAAGTGGCCGAGATACATGAAGTGCTAATTAAACACTTGTACGACCTTTACGAATTCTACGGTGAGTATTCGGGGGTTCGCATCGCCCGGAAACATATATCGTGGTATACCAAAGGATTGATGGGCTCCGCACATTTCCGTCAATCGATGAACCAATTGCAAACGAGTAATCAGCAAATCTCGGAAACCAATGGATTTTTCTCGAAATTGGCTGAGACCGGGCACAGATTGAGATACATCAAAGAGGAGGAGTGA
- a CDS encoding helix-turn-helix domain-containing protein — protein MNAIKENEIASCIRKAIASYLRDLDGEKPGHLYNMVIHSVEKPLIEIAMQHTEGNQTRAAELLGINRNTLRQKMKQYQIK, from the coding sequence ATGAATGCAATCAAAGAAAATGAAATTGCATCTTGTATACGTAAGGCCATTGCTAGTTATCTCAGAGATCTCGATGGTGAGAAACCTGGACATCTCTATAACATGGTCATTCACAGTGTTGAAAAACCGTTGATTGAAATCGCGATGCAACATACTGAGGGAAACCAAACACGGGCCGCTGAATTACTAGGAATCAATCGTAATACGCTACGTCAAAAAATGAAACAATATCAAATTAAATGA
- the purH gene encoding bifunctional phosphoribosylaminoimidazolecarboxamide formyltransferase/IMP cyclohydrolase yields the protein MTIKYALISVSDKTGLIPLAQQLIAHDITLLSTGGTAKMLLEAGLRVLEVSQYTEFPEMLDGRVKTLHPKIHAGILARFDIPEHQETLQARSIPNIDLVVVNLYPFKQATSKPGCTLEEAIENIDIGGPTMVRAAAKNYQKVTIVTDPQDYSLLCRELEANQGSTSLATRFMLAQKAFTHTASYDSAISNYLTALDSNHHRKDFPDSLNLNFRVAQHLRYGENPHQKAAFYRDEAMTPGSLANYRQLQGKELSYNNIADTDAAWECVKTFDKTACVIVKHANPCGIAIAETALRAYQLAFATDPVSAFGGIIAFNRMIDAVTAEAILKQFVEVIIAPEISPEAQQILAQKNNIRLLIVPLHAGHHNYDLKKVGGGLLVQTPDTHNIAASDLRIVTKIKPSQQQLDDLLFAWRAAKFVKSNAIVFCRDGQTIGIGAGQMSRVDSARIAAIKAQQVGLSLSGSVVASDAFFPFRDGLDVVINSGATAIIQPGGSIRDDEVIAAADEHGVTMVLTGIRHFRH from the coding sequence ATGACTATAAAATATGCACTTATCAGCGTCTCAGACAAAACCGGACTGATCCCGCTCGCGCAGCAGCTGATCGCTCATGATATTACACTGCTGTCTACCGGCGGCACAGCAAAAATGTTGCTTGAGGCCGGATTGCGTGTGCTTGAAGTCAGCCAATATACAGAGTTTCCGGAAATGCTGGATGGCCGGGTCAAAACACTGCATCCTAAAATTCATGCCGGGATTCTAGCGCGGTTTGATATTCCGGAACACCAAGAAACACTTCAAGCAAGGTCGATTCCCAATATCGATTTGGTTGTGGTCAATCTTTATCCTTTTAAACAAGCAACCTCGAAGCCCGGTTGCACCCTGGAAGAAGCCATTGAGAATATTGATATCGGCGGTCCTACTATGGTGCGCGCTGCTGCAAAAAATTATCAAAAAGTAACTATCGTAACCGACCCGCAGGACTATTCCTTGTTATGCCGGGAATTGGAAGCCAACCAAGGTTCGACCAGTCTCGCAACGCGTTTCATGCTGGCACAGAAAGCCTTCACTCACACAGCCTCTTACGATAGCGCCATCAGTAACTATCTAACCGCTTTGGATAGTAACCATCACCGCAAAGACTTTCCTGACTCTCTGAATTTAAACTTCAGGGTCGCTCAGCATCTGCGTTATGGTGAGAATCCTCACCAAAAAGCAGCATTTTACCGCGACGAAGCAATGACCCCGGGCAGTCTGGCCAATTACCGTCAATTGCAAGGAAAAGAATTATCCTATAACAATATCGCTGATACCGACGCGGCATGGGAATGTGTGAAGACTTTTGATAAAACGGCATGTGTGATTGTAAAACACGCCAATCCGTGCGGAATAGCCATCGCCGAAACTGCATTGCGCGCCTATCAGCTTGCTTTCGCCACAGACCCGGTATCCGCCTTTGGGGGCATTATCGCGTTTAACAGAATGATCGATGCCGTCACCGCTGAAGCCATTTTAAAACAATTTGTCGAAGTGATTATCGCGCCCGAGATATCACCGGAGGCGCAACAAATCCTAGCGCAAAAGAACAACATCCGACTGCTGATAGTGCCGCTCCATGCTGGACATCATAATTACGATTTAAAGAAGGTCGGCGGCGGCCTGCTGGTTCAAACGCCGGATACCCACAACATCGCTGCATCCGATCTGCGTATCGTTACCAAAATTAAACCTTCTCAGCAGCAATTGGACGATCTATTGTTTGCGTGGCGTGCCGCGAAGTTTGTTAAATCAAATGCCATTGTTTTTTGCCGCGATGGCCAAACCATCGGCATCGGTGCAGGCCAAATGAGTCGCGTTGATAGTGCTCGCATCGCAGCAATCAAAGCACAACAGGTCGGGCTCTCACTCTCAGGATCCGTCGTTGCATCGGATGCGTTTTTCCCGTTTCGGGATGGTCTCGATGTTGTGATTAACTCCGGCGCCACAGCAATTATTCAACCAGGCGGCAGTATCCGCGACGATGAGGTCATCGCCGCTGCCGATGAACACGGCGTCACAATGGTTCTCACCGGCATTCGGCATTTTAGACATTAG
- the purD gene encoding phosphoribosylamine--glycine ligase produces MKLLVIGNGGREHALAWKLSLSPRVHKVFVAPGNAGTRLEQGLENLPITSFPELIEFAKKEQIALTIVGPEIPLAAGIVDEFRAAGLKIFGPTQQAAQLETSKTFAKDFMMRHHIPTAAYCSFNQPDLAHAYIDQHGAPLVIKADGLAAGKGVIIADTNEQAHAAVNALLVENNLGAAGNEIIIEEYIEGTEVSFIVITDGVHILPLATSQDHKRLLDGNLGPNTGGMGAYSPTPFVTPSLHAQIMRNIIDPVINGMSKEGVGYTGFLYAGLMITPENQVKVLEFNCRLGDPETQPILLRLRSDLVTLIEHAVNGTLDKAAIEWDRRTALGIVMAAAGYPENPRKNDAITGLRELITAQEQTDDFHIFQAGTALGGQSGDEIVTAGGRVLCVTALGENIKLAQQSAYKLIEKIHFDGSQARHDIGYQGINYQRKSI; encoded by the coding sequence ATGAAATTATTAGTTATTGGCAATGGTGGCAGAGAACACGCGTTAGCGTGGAAGCTCAGCTTATCTCCACGGGTTCACAAAGTTTTTGTTGCTCCGGGAAATGCCGGCACCAGGTTGGAGCAAGGACTCGAGAACCTCCCAATAACTTCGTTTCCCGAGTTAATCGAATTCGCGAAAAAAGAACAAATTGCGTTAACAATAGTAGGGCCGGAAATCCCGCTAGCCGCTGGAATCGTTGATGAGTTCCGGGCCGCCGGTTTAAAAATTTTTGGCCCGACACAACAAGCGGCGCAGCTTGAAACATCAAAGACCTTTGCAAAAGACTTCATGATGCGGCATCACATTCCAACGGCTGCCTACTGTAGTTTTAATCAACCGGATCTTGCACATGCTTACATTGATCAGCATGGCGCGCCGTTGGTTATAAAGGCTGACGGCTTGGCGGCGGGAAAAGGCGTGATCATAGCCGATACCAATGAACAAGCCCATGCTGCGGTTAATGCACTCCTCGTTGAGAATAATCTTGGCGCTGCCGGTAACGAGATTATTATTGAGGAATATATTGAAGGAACGGAAGTCAGCTTTATCGTCATCACCGACGGCGTTCACATTCTACCTTTAGCAACCAGCCAGGATCATAAACGTCTTTTAGACGGAAACCTTGGACCCAATACGGGTGGCATGGGCGCCTATTCACCCACGCCTTTTGTAACACCGAGCTTGCATGCCCAGATCATGCGCAATATCATCGATCCGGTAATCAATGGAATGAGTAAGGAGGGCGTTGGCTATACCGGCTTTCTATATGCGGGACTAATGATTACCCCGGAAAATCAAGTTAAAGTATTAGAGTTTAATTGCCGCCTGGGTGATCCCGAGACTCAACCAATCCTGCTACGTTTAAGAAGTGATCTGGTAACGCTAATTGAGCATGCTGTTAATGGCACATTGGACAAAGCCGCTATCGAATGGGATCGCCGCACCGCGCTTGGAATTGTCATGGCTGCCGCAGGTTACCCAGAAAACCCGAGAAAGAATGATGCCATCACCGGTCTAAGGGAGTTAATTACAGCGCAAGAACAGACTGATGACTTTCATATCTTTCAGGCCGGAACTGCCTTGGGAGGGCAAAGCGGTGATGAAATTGTTACGGCCGGCGGCCGCGTATTATGTGTGACGGCGTTAGGGGAAAATATTAAACTTGCCCAACAATCCGCTTATAAACTTATTGAAAAGATCCACTTTGACGGCTCCCAAGCCCGCCATGATATCGGATACCAAGGAATTAACTATCAACGGAAAAGCATTTAA
- the flgL gene encoding flagellar hook-associated protein FlgL — protein sequence MRISTNTMYESGTNMMLQQQEKLIKTQQQLSTGRRILTPSDDPISAAQVLNIAQSASLNEQYSVNRTSANSSLSLEENVLRKVTTLLQDLHSTAVYAGNSSLTDNERKILATELRSHLESLVGLSNTTDEKGQYLFSGYQAHTKPFVQTGLTVTYAGDQGQRLNQVGSARQLAVSDSGTDIFERIKNGNGVFSTAADSLNTGTGVIDVGSVITPASLTGDDYEITFNVSAGVTTYDIVNITTSATVSSGNPYSSNGVISFDGMQLSVKGNPANGDKFTVSPSQNHSIFNTVSDLITALETPASGQPGGTRLSNSLNSVLQNVNNSLEHVLAKQASIGARLQEIETLESVGDDQNIQFEQLLSSLQDVDFAKAISDLKRQQLYLEAAQQSYVKVSGLSLFNYI from the coding sequence ATGCGTATCAGTACTAATACGATGTATGAAAGCGGTACTAACATGATGCTTCAGCAGCAGGAGAAGCTGATTAAAACACAACAACAGCTTTCCACTGGCAGAAGAATTCTGACACCCTCTGATGATCCTATTTCAGCCGCTCAAGTATTAAATATCGCGCAATCGGCATCACTTAATGAGCAATATTCCGTTAATCGCACCAGCGCTAATTCGTCATTGTCATTAGAAGAAAATGTATTGAGAAAAGTCACGACATTGTTGCAGGACCTTCACAGTACAGCGGTCTATGCCGGGAATTCATCGTTAACCGATAATGAGCGCAAAATTCTGGCGACGGAATTACGCAGCCATCTTGAATCTCTCGTTGGTTTGTCAAACACAACGGATGAAAAGGGGCAGTATCTATTTTCAGGATATCAAGCACATACGAAACCCTTTGTCCAGACCGGACTCACTGTTACATACGCGGGAGACCAAGGGCAGCGATTGAATCAAGTCGGCTCTGCACGCCAGCTTGCTGTTAGTGATTCCGGGACAGATATTTTTGAGCGTATTAAGAATGGTAATGGTGTTTTTTCAACCGCCGCCGATTCTTTAAATACCGGTACTGGCGTTATTGATGTGGGTTCGGTAATAACTCCAGCAAGCCTGACTGGCGATGATTACGAAATAACTTTTAATGTATCTGCCGGTGTGACGACTTATGATATTGTGAATATCACAACTTCCGCGACTGTTTCATCAGGAAATCCTTATTCAAGTAACGGCGTCATTAGCTTTGATGGCATGCAGTTAAGTGTCAAGGGTAATCCAGCTAATGGCGATAAATTTACAGTATCGCCAAGTCAGAATCACAGTATTTTTAATACGGTGAGCGATTTGATTACAGCGCTTGAAACACCGGCAAGCGGTCAGCCCGGAGGAACACGGCTGTCAAATAGTCTGAACTCAGTACTGCAAAATGTTAATAATAGTTTGGAGCATGTACTTGCCAAGCAAGCATCAATTGGTGCTCGATTGCAAGAAATCGAAACACTCGAGAGTGTTGGCGATGATCAAAATATTCAGTTTGAGCAATTACTATCGAGTCTGCAGGATGTGGATTTTGCAAAGGCTATATCGGATCTGAAAAGACAGCAACTTTATTTGGAAGCAGCGCAACAATCCTATGTTAAGGTATCGGGTTTATCGCTGTTTAACTACATTTAA
- the flgK gene encoding flagellar hook-associated protein FlgK — protein sequence MGNSILDVGYSGLLTSQNQLLTTSHNISNANTPGFNRQKLILTTNTSQSTGAGFVGRGVSAATVHRIFNQFLVSQSLQIQSQSQALDSNYNEIKQLDNMLAESTSGLSPTLQKFFTAIQDVATNSSVIPSRQSMLSNAEALVSRFHSMDQRITQIKDGVNTQITSAVAEINSLAGQISQINQQIIWAEGAAGGHPANDMLDQRDDLINQLNKIINTDTVRQTDGTVNVYVGSGQALVVGAQTLSLQAMKSPDAPEKLTIGLMNGSSVIQLPEKQISGGTLGGLLAFRNESLDNAHNALGRIAINLAQTFNAQHQLGMDLNGDMGEAFFNLPSPKVISASTNNIASNITSQITDYSALTTSNYQFSYDGTNYTLTRLSDNTSTTPSNVFPITLDGITVSFASMQANERFQIQPTVNGAKDIAVNITDTTKIAAAAPNRTSAALTNTGTGTISAGSVNPLPLDTNLQQPLTITFTGTPPGTFDVAGIGTGLPVTGQAYSSGTDISFNGFTFQISGSPAVGDVFTITPNNSGVSDNRNILQLGALQSTNTIQNGTATYQSAYGQLVSEIGNKTRELEVTSKAQANLLTQTQNSIQSISGVNLDEEAANLLRFQQVYQASSKVIELSKTLFDSILRFG from the coding sequence ATGGGAAACAGTATTCTTGATGTTGGATATTCTGGACTATTGACGTCACAAAATCAGTTATTGACGACGAGTCATAATATCAGCAATGCTAACACGCCCGGTTTTAATCGGCAGAAACTGATATTAACTACGAATACTTCTCAATCTACTGGTGCTGGTTTTGTCGGGCGTGGTGTCAGCGCAGCCACTGTTCATCGCATTTTTAATCAGTTTCTGGTTAGTCAGTCATTGCAAATCCAATCGCAGAGTCAAGCGCTGGATAGCAATTATAATGAAATAAAGCAATTGGATAATATGTTAGCTGAATCCACATCCGGGCTTTCTCCAACGCTGCAAAAATTTTTCACTGCCATACAGGATGTTGCTACCAATTCATCGGTCATACCTTCGCGGCAATCAATGCTAAGCAATGCTGAAGCGCTTGTCTCGCGTTTTCACAGCATGGATCAACGCATCACGCAAATCAAAGATGGCGTCAATACGCAGATAACCAGTGCGGTTGCAGAGATCAATTCCTTAGCCGGGCAGATTTCCCAGATTAATCAACAAATAATTTGGGCGGAGGGCGCCGCCGGCGGACACCCAGCTAATGATATGCTGGACCAGCGGGATGATCTTATCAATCAATTAAATAAAATAATTAATACCGATACAGTCCGGCAAACCGACGGCACAGTAAATGTTTATGTCGGATCAGGTCAGGCGCTGGTCGTGGGTGCTCAAACATTATCGCTCCAAGCAATGAAATCTCCCGATGCTCCTGAGAAATTAACAATCGGGCTGATGAATGGCTCAAGCGTCATTCAGCTACCGGAGAAACAGATTTCTGGCGGAACTTTGGGCGGACTTTTGGCTTTTCGTAACGAGTCCCTTGATAATGCGCATAATGCGCTGGGGAGAATTGCAATCAATTTGGCACAAACATTCAATGCACAGCATCAGTTAGGGATGGATCTCAATGGCGATATGGGAGAAGCGTTTTTTAATTTACCATCTCCCAAAGTAATTTCTGCATCAACCAATAATATTGCTTCGAATATCACCTCGCAGATAACCGACTATAGCGCTTTAACGACCAGCAATTACCAATTTTCTTATGATGGTACAAATTACACATTGACGAGATTATCGGATAATACTTCTACGACTCCTTCGAATGTATTTCCAATAACACTTGATGGGATAACTGTATCCTTTGCTTCGATGCAAGCAAATGAAAGATTTCAGATACAACCCACCGTCAATGGCGCCAAAGATATTGCGGTCAATATTACCGATACCACTAAAATTGCAGCGGCTGCCCCTAATCGTACCAGTGCTGCTTTGACGAATACTGGTACTGGAACAATTAGTGCTGGATCGGTCAATCCATTACCGCTGGATACTAATCTCCAGCAACCGCTCACAATAACATTTACTGGAACTCCACCGGGTACCTTTGATGTAGCAGGTATTGGTACTGGACTACCGGTGACTGGTCAAGCGTATTCTTCTGGTACTGACATCAGTTTTAATGGCTTTACCTTCCAAATTAGCGGAAGTCCAGCGGTGGGAGATGTTTTTACAATAACACCAAATAACAGTGGCGTTTCAGATAATCGCAATATCCTGCAACTAGGGGCATTGCAATCCACTAATACTATTCAGAATGGTACAGCAACTTACCAATCTGCCTATGGGCAATTAGTCAGCGAGATAGGTAATAAAACGCGTGAATTGGAAGTTACGAGTAAAGCACAGGCCAATTTATTGACACAGACACAAAATTCCATTCAGTCGATATCAGGTGTTAATTTGGATGAAGAAGCCGCAAACCTGCTGCGATTTCAGCAAGTTTACCAAGCTTCGAGCAAAGTCATTGAATTGAGTAAAACTTTGTTTGATTCGATCCTTCGATTTGGTTAA
- the flgJ gene encoding flagellar assembly peptidoglycan hydrolase FlgJ, which produces MIISPDLSSKLAIDTKGLDDLHGLVKRDPDQALHKAAQQFEALFMNMLLKSMREATPKDGLFESRQTQFFTQMYDQQLAQQLSTRGIGIANIMVKQLARSADSVPVQSISQTDAILSSLQTIHQSALTKSGHSNDKSEELWPGAPSSMKSMTSVDNINHTNEIFVNPVKRDRQSGGLPNSSANFIEMLLPHAKTAAQSTGIPPHFMLAQAALESGWGKHEIRHADNSPSYNLFGIKAGANWKGDVVETMTTEYINGVPQKTVEKFRAYNSYAEGFHDYARLLADNPRYAKVLQSTDPASFANGLQRAGYATDPQYAEKLLRILNSERLQNREFI; this is translated from the coding sequence ATGATTATTTCACCGGATCTCTCAAGTAAACTTGCGATCGACACCAAAGGCCTTGATGATTTACATGGCTTGGTCAAGCGGGACCCGGACCAGGCTTTACACAAGGCTGCGCAACAATTTGAAGCTTTATTTATGAATATGCTTCTTAAAAGTATGCGTGAGGCTACTCCAAAAGATGGATTGTTTGAGAGCCGGCAGACGCAATTCTTTACGCAGATGTATGACCAGCAACTTGCACAGCAATTGTCGACGCGAGGGATCGGTATTGCCAATATCATGGTCAAACAATTGGCCAGGAGTGCAGATTCGGTTCCAGTTCAGTCGATAAGCCAAACGGATGCGATTTTGTCATCCCTTCAAACTATTCATCAATCGGCACTGACAAAGAGCGGGCATTCGAATGACAAATCAGAAGAGTTATGGCCGGGCGCCCCAAGTTCGATGAAATCGATGACATCGGTAGATAACATAAATCATACAAATGAAATTTTTGTTAATCCTGTCAAAAGAGATCGACAATCGGGTGGTTTACCAAATTCCTCTGCTAATTTTATTGAAATGCTTCTCCCCCATGCAAAAACTGCCGCCCAATCGACAGGAATTCCTCCTCATTTCATGCTAGCACAAGCTGCGCTTGAGAGCGGCTGGGGTAAGCATGAGATACGACATGCTGATAACAGTCCTAGCTATAATTTATTCGGAATCAAAGCCGGGGCGAATTGGAAGGGGGACGTAGTGGAGACAATGACCACTGAATATATTAATGGTGTGCCACAAAAGACTGTCGAAAAATTTCGCGCTTATAACTCATATGCCGAAGGGTTTCATGACTACGCGAGATTACTAGCCGATAACCCACGTTATGCAAAAGTCTTGCAATCAACAGATCCAGCGTCATTTGCAAACGGCCTGCAACGTGCAGGTTATGCGACAGATCCTCAATATGCCGAGAAATTGCTTCGGATACTTAATAGCGAAAGATTACAAAATCGGGAATTCATTTAA